One Endozoicomonas gorgoniicola DNA window includes the following coding sequences:
- a CDS encoding NADP-dependent oxidoreductase, with the protein MYIKSNQEIHLQRRPSGMPVAEDFKLVSTPVAEVKKGEVLVKNLWMSVDPYMRGRMIERKSYVAPFALGAVLEGGAVGEVVESDNPAFTVGQKVAHMSGWREYYISKGEDLQPLPESPVPEQAFLGVLGMPGMTAYTGLLKIGELKEGDNVFVSAASGAVGSIVCQIAKLKGCFVVGSVGSDVKAEYLTSELGVDAVINYKTSQDLSADLKAACPNGIDVYFENVGGAHLEAALNVMNDHGRIAICGMIDQYNAEAPVPGPTNLAQIIIKKLKVQGFIVFEHWDEYPAFVQQMSQWILEEKIHYRETVFEGIESAPEAFMGLFSGKNTGKMLVKLA; encoded by the coding sequence ATGTACATTAAAAGTAATCAGGAAATCCATTTACAACGCCGTCCGTCAGGTATGCCTGTTGCAGAAGATTTCAAACTGGTTTCAACGCCTGTTGCGGAAGTGAAAAAAGGTGAAGTGCTGGTCAAAAACCTGTGGATGTCAGTCGACCCCTACATGCGTGGTCGTATGATTGAACGCAAAAGTTATGTAGCGCCATTTGCACTGGGTGCCGTACTGGAGGGGGGAGCGGTTGGTGAAGTGGTCGAGTCTGATAATCCGGCTTTCACCGTCGGGCAGAAGGTTGCTCACATGAGTGGCTGGCGGGAATATTACATCAGCAAGGGCGAAGACCTCCAACCCCTGCCTGAATCACCAGTTCCTGAGCAGGCGTTTCTCGGCGTACTCGGTATGCCTGGTATGACCGCCTATACCGGTTTGTTAAAAATTGGCGAACTGAAAGAAGGCGACAATGTTTTTGTTTCAGCCGCTTCTGGTGCCGTGGGGTCGATTGTCTGCCAGATTGCCAAGCTCAAAGGCTGTTTTGTCGTTGGCAGTGTCGGTTCCGACGTTAAGGCTGAGTACCTGACCAGTGAGCTGGGTGTTGACGCAGTCATTAACTATAAAACCAGCCAAGACCTGTCTGCCGATCTGAAAGCTGCTTGTCCAAACGGGATTGACGTTTATTTTGAAAATGTTGGTGGCGCGCATCTGGAAGCGGCTCTCAATGTAATGAATGACCATGGACGTATTGCAATATGCGGCATGATCGATCAATACAATGCTGAGGCTCCGGTACCGGGCCCGACCAATCTGGCACAGATTATTATTAAGAAACTCAAGGTTCAGGGCTTTATTGTCTTTGAACACTGGGATGAATACCCCGCTTTTGTGCAACAGATGAGTCAGTGGATTCTTGAAGAGAAGATCCATTATCGGGAAACCGTTTTTGAAGGCATTGAGTCTGCACCTGAAGCCTTTATGGGATTATTTAGCGGCAAAAACACTGGCAAGATGCTGGTAAAGCTGGCCTGA
- a CDS encoding putative adhesin — MHRVKTHQLRNGITLYTCVSGLIRRVRAQNVIVYCHGFFEAKRPSLEANKKFIVPPGVSLYFYCPHGVVMVSEAHEALYGNIEPIEVYTGGSEVVDYTLTPLDEEDLFYSDEFLTHKIRRHRSDLRKKNPTWLFDVLMPRTTTSLEALLLQMRLQNHFYPRVHCLFCRSPIWYESVPESEWIIHKPAEHFPDNVFNGNLGRWRIIEDSDLD; from the coding sequence ATGCACAGGGTAAAAACTCATCAACTAAGAAATGGCATAACGCTGTATACCTGTGTATCCGGGCTAATAAGGAGGGTAAGGGCTCAGAATGTGATCGTATATTGTCATGGCTTTTTCGAGGCAAAAAGGCCATCTCTGGAAGCAAACAAAAAATTCATTGTACCGCCCGGGGTCAGTTTATATTTCTACTGTCCGCATGGAGTGGTTATGGTCTCCGAAGCTCACGAAGCACTATACGGAAACATTGAGCCTATAGAAGTTTATACAGGAGGCAGTGAGGTTGTTGACTATACTTTAACCCCACTTGATGAGGAAGACCTTTTTTATTCGGACGAATTTTTAACACACAAAATAAGACGACATCGGTCTGATCTACGAAAAAAGAATCCAACGTGGCTGTTTGATGTCCTTATGCCCAGGACAACTACATCACTGGAAGCCCTTCTGTTGCAAATGAGGTTGCAAAACCACTTTTATCCGAGAGTACATTGCTTATTCTGTCGCTCCCCTATCTGGTATGAGAGTGTACCGGAGTCTGAATGGATAATTCATAAGCCTGCTGAGCATTTTCCAGACAATGTTTTCAATGGCAATCTGGGGCGCTGGCGAATTATAGAAGACAGTGATTTAGACTGA
- a CDS encoding penicillin-binding protein 1A — MVKFLKFLLWSGLAGGGGVLLIAASAYLYLSPSLPSVETLRDIHLQTPLRVYTRDEKLLAEFGEKRRTPVRIEETPEFLVQAFMAAEDDRFYSHPGVDIVGLMRAAVQLVSTGSIQSGGSTITMQVAKNFFLSHERVFSRKFNEILLALQIERELNKSEILELYLNKIYLGNRAYGVEAAAQVYYGQSINELNLAQLAMIAGLPKAPSRYNPINDPDRALIRRNWILGRMLDLGYINNNNYQTAVSQPVTARYHGSRIELQAPYVAEMVRQEMIERYGPEAYTEGFQVYTTVDSSLQETANQVVVDGLFAYTERHGYRGPVTNLNEADQNLEINNSEIQSNVDVWKEALKNARSNRILMPAVVTAVEDKTAHILLRNDEVDVIDWDNLSWAKRFINVNAFGYDPKSAGDVLKAGDLILVRKMPDGRYRLSQDPEAQSSLISMNPKNGAILSLVGGFNFFDSMYNRSTQAVRQAGSSFKPFVYAAALHEGMTAATMINDAPIVFADKGLEGTWRPNNDNMKFNGPMRLREGLYRSRNLVSIRLLREIGINRTINFLEGLGFEDGTMERNLSLALGNVSLTPLQLTTGYATIANGGYKVSPYLIDRVETIDEVLFRASPETACPECEDLLDNPQEQTAEQTEMPEADSGSAIILARGDQDNNVVDLTGEPDTQRITPAEQVMDPRVNYIINDIMNDVIWKGTGRRARALKRHDIGGKTGTTNDSKDAWFVGFNPEVLTSVWIGMDDYTTLGRWEYGGNAALPVWIDFMKVALDGKPEQRLPQPDGMVSLRIDPKTGRLARQGDKNAIFEIFRQEKAPTAVSEGSIPSLNDIDQSFKPEDLF; from the coding sequence ATGGTTAAATTTTTAAAATTCTTACTATGGAGTGGCCTTGCCGGTGGTGGTGGTGTGCTGCTGATCGCAGCCAGTGCCTATCTGTACCTGAGTCCCTCCCTGCCATCCGTTGAAACCCTGCGGGATATTCACCTGCAAACGCCTCTGCGGGTTTATACCCGTGATGAAAAACTGCTGGCCGAGTTCGGCGAAAAGCGCCGGACGCCGGTTCGCATTGAAGAAACTCCTGAGTTTCTGGTTCAGGCGTTTATGGCTGCCGAAGATGACCGGTTCTATTCCCACCCCGGCGTTGACATTGTCGGTCTGATGCGCGCAGCAGTGCAGCTGGTATCTACCGGCAGCATTCAGTCAGGCGGCAGCACCATTACGATGCAGGTGGCGAAAAACTTCTTTTTGAGTCATGAGCGGGTTTTCTCCCGTAAATTCAATGAAATACTGCTGGCATTACAGATCGAGCGAGAACTCAACAAGTCTGAAATCCTTGAACTGTACCTGAATAAAATTTATCTGGGCAACCGTGCCTACGGCGTTGAAGCGGCCGCCCAGGTGTATTATGGCCAGTCTATTAATGAACTGAACCTGGCTCAGCTGGCTATGATCGCCGGTCTGCCAAAAGCACCCTCCCGCTATAATCCGATCAACGACCCTGACAGAGCCCTGATTCGCCGCAACTGGATTCTCGGGCGCATGCTGGACCTTGGCTATATCAACAATAACAACTATCAGACAGCAGTCAGCCAGCCAGTAACTGCCCGCTATCACGGCTCCCGCATTGAACTACAGGCGCCGTATGTAGCAGAAATGGTTCGTCAGGAAATGATTGAAAGGTATGGCCCTGAAGCTTATACCGAAGGATTTCAGGTTTACACGACAGTCGACAGCTCCCTGCAGGAAACCGCAAATCAGGTAGTGGTCGATGGCCTCTTTGCCTACACCGAACGACACGGTTACCGGGGCCCTGTTACCAACCTCAACGAAGCAGACCAAAACCTGGAAATCAATAACAGTGAGATTCAGTCTAACGTTGATGTCTGGAAAGAGGCTCTGAAAAACGCTCGTTCCAATAGAATTCTTATGCCAGCGGTGGTCACTGCCGTTGAAGACAAAACCGCCCATATTCTGCTGCGCAATGACGAGGTTGACGTCATTGATTGGGACAACCTGAGCTGGGCAAAACGTTTCATTAACGTGAATGCTTTTGGTTACGACCCCAAGTCTGCAGGTGACGTGTTAAAAGCCGGAGACCTGATTCTGGTGCGCAAAATGCCGGATGGTCGCTATCGTTTGAGCCAGGATCCTGAAGCTCAGTCATCACTGATATCCATGAACCCAAAGAACGGAGCCATCCTGTCCCTGGTGGGTGGTTTTAACTTCTTCGACAGCATGTATAACCGTTCAACCCAGGCTGTCCGGCAGGCGGGATCGTCATTCAAGCCGTTTGTTTACGCTGCTGCCCTCCATGAAGGTATGACCGCTGCCACCATGATTAACGACGCTCCCATAGTATTTGCTGACAAGGGATTGGAAGGCACCTGGCGTCCAAACAACGACAACATGAAGTTCAATGGTCCAATGCGCCTGCGGGAAGGTCTGTACCGTTCCCGCAATCTGGTCTCCATTCGATTGCTGCGGGAAATCGGCATCAACCGAACCATTAACTTCCTGGAAGGTCTGGGTTTTGAAGACGGCACCATGGAACGAAATCTCAGTCTGGCTCTGGGCAACGTATCCCTGACACCGTTGCAGCTGACGACTGGTTACGCCACCATTGCCAATGGTGGTTATAAAGTCAGCCCCTATCTGATTGACCGCGTTGAGACCATAGATGAAGTGCTGTTCCGGGCTTCGCCTGAAACAGCCTGTCCTGAATGTGAAGACTTGCTGGACAATCCTCAGGAGCAGACTGCAGAACAAACAGAAATGCCTGAAGCTGACTCCGGTTCAGCCATCATCCTTGCCCGGGGTGATCAGGATAACAATGTCGTTGACCTGACCGGCGAACCGGATACACAGCGCATCACACCCGCTGAACAGGTTATGGACCCTCGGGTGAACTACATCATCAACGACATCATGAATGACGTCATCTGGAAAGGTACAGGCCGCCGTGCCCGGGCGCTGAAACGCCATGATATTGGTGGTAAAACCGGTACGACCAACGATAGTAAAGACGCATGGTTTGTCGGTTTTAATCCGGAAGTGCTGACCAGCGTATGGATTGGCATGGACGATTACACGACACTCGGTCGTTGGGAATACGGCGGAAACGCTGCTCTGCCAGTCTGGATTGACTTTATGAAGGTCGCTCTTGATGGCAAACCAGAACAACGCCTGCCACAACCCGACGGCATGGTGTCACTGCGAATTGATCCAAAAACCGGTCGCCTTGCACGACAGGGGGATAAAAACGCTATTTTTGAAATCTTTCGTCAGGAAAAAGCCCCAACTGCCGTGAGTGAAGGTTCTATCCCTTCCCTGAATGATATTGATCAGTCGTTTAAGCCTGAAGATTTGTTCTGA
- a CDS encoding type IV pilus inner membrane component PilO: MNMGESLKKLNEVNLSDLDFENVGAWPLPIRIISCLLVLLLVIFLGYQFHLSGLQTQLDREIAKEKELKEQFRTKAFQSANLGAYREQMRQIEDSFGKLVRQLPSDTEVPGLLEDITFTGRGAGLQFEAIKLEPEIATEFYIELPISITVKGNYHDLGSFVSGVASLPRIVTLHDFSIDPLSGSNKLKMNILARTYRYNDREAE; the protein is encoded by the coding sequence ATGAATATGGGTGAATCACTGAAAAAGCTGAATGAAGTGAATCTGTCGGATCTTGATTTTGAAAATGTGGGTGCCTGGCCCCTGCCGATACGCATCATTTCCTGCCTGCTGGTTTTGTTACTGGTTATTTTTCTGGGGTATCAGTTTCATTTGAGTGGGCTGCAAACCCAGCTTGACAGGGAGATAGCCAAGGAGAAGGAGCTTAAAGAGCAGTTCCGGACCAAGGCGTTTCAGTCAGCAAACCTCGGAGCCTATCGGGAGCAGATGCGGCAGATAGAGGATTCTTTTGGCAAGCTGGTCAGGCAGTTGCCAAGTGATACAGAAGTACCGGGGTTATTGGAAGACATTACTTTTACCGGTCGGGGAGCGGGTCTGCAGTTTGAGGCAATTAAACTGGAGCCGGAGATAGCGACGGAATTTTATATTGAATTGCCTATCAGCATTACTGTGAAGGGGAATTACCACGATCTGGGCAGTTTTGTCAGTGGTGTCGCCAGCCTTCCAAGGATTGTTACCCTGCACGATTTTTCCATTGATCCGTTATCTGGCAGCAATAAACTGAAAATGAATATTCTTGCCAGAACTTATCGTTATAACGATAGGGAGGCTGAATGA
- a CDS encoding iron-containing alcohol dehydrogenase, translating to MNNFTFHNPTRIHFGKGQIATIASEIPADARVLITYGGGSIKKNGTLDQVLKALESHTVQMFGGIEPNPTYENLMQAVELARREKIDFLLAVGGGSVIDGTKFIAAAIHFEGDPWTILSEGAELGQVVPAGNVLTLPATGSESNSGSVITRRETSDKLAFLNPLVYPRFAVLDPETTYSLPAGQSANGVVDAFVHIMEQYLTVRDGAHVQDRYAEGLLSTLISEGPKVLKQPEDYQVRSTIMWAANQALNGLIGQGVPHDWATHMIGHEITALHGVDHARTLAIVLPSLMEEMREQKAEKLLQYAARVWDVQQGSEGERISLAISKTRSFFESMGIKTRLSDYGMTQQDIPILVDQLERHGMTALGEKKNITLEVSGKILSNAL from the coding sequence ATGAATAACTTTACTTTCCATAATCCGACCCGCATTCATTTTGGTAAAGGTCAGATCGCCACTATTGCCTCTGAAATACCGGCTGATGCCCGTGTATTAATCACCTATGGTGGCGGTAGCATCAAAAAGAACGGAACTCTTGACCAGGTGCTGAAAGCACTGGAAAGCCACACAGTACAGATGTTTGGCGGTATTGAGCCAAACCCGACTTACGAAAACCTGATGCAGGCTGTGGAACTGGCTCGCAGGGAAAAGATCGATTTTCTGCTGGCTGTTGGTGGTGGCTCAGTGATTGACGGCACCAAGTTTATAGCAGCTGCCATTCACTTTGAGGGCGACCCGTGGACCATTCTCAGCGAAGGCGCTGAACTGGGCCAGGTGGTACCCGCAGGGAACGTACTGACCCTGCCTGCAACCGGCTCTGAAAGTAATAGTGGCTCCGTGATTACCCGCAGGGAGACCAGTGACAAGCTGGCGTTTTTGAACCCACTGGTTTATCCGCGCTTTGCCGTTCTTGATCCTGAAACTACCTACAGTCTGCCGGCAGGTCAGTCAGCAAACGGGGTTGTTGATGCTTTTGTCCATATTATGGAGCAGTACCTGACGGTTCGTGACGGTGCTCATGTACAGGATCGCTATGCAGAAGGTCTGTTAAGCACCCTGATCAGCGAAGGACCGAAGGTATTGAAGCAACCGGAAGACTATCAGGTTCGCTCTACCATTATGTGGGCTGCCAACCAGGCCTTGAATGGACTGATTGGTCAGGGGGTTCCCCATGACTGGGCGACTCATATGATTGGTCATGAAATTACTGCCTTGCACGGTGTTGATCATGCCAGAACACTGGCGATTGTCCTGCCATCGCTGATGGAAGAAATGCGCGAGCAGAAAGCTGAAAAGCTTCTGCAATACGCTGCAAGAGTCTGGGATGTTCAGCAGGGGAGTGAGGGCGAAAGGATCAGTCTGGCTATCAGTAAAACCCGGAGTTTCTTTGAATCAATGGGGATTAAGACTCGCCTGAGCGATTATGGCATGACACAACAGGATATTCCGATACTGGTTGATCAGCTGGAAAGGCACGGGATGACGGCTCTTGGTGAGAAGAAAAATATCACTCTGGAAGTATCCGGAAAAATATTAAGCAATGCTTTGTAA
- a CDS encoding pilus assembly protein PilM: protein MLGLFKNKSSSVLGIDISSTSVKVLELSRSGDKYRVEAFGEQPLAPGAVIENNIQETEAVGEAIAKAVAHSRSGVKNAAIAVSGSAVITKTIEMDASLSDDEMESQIAVEADQYIPYALDEVAIDFEVLGLKEKNPERAEVLLAACRRDNVELRETALEAAGLKAKVVDVEAFAMERVFELLEDLLELPEDDPVVAIIDIGASNTSLNVLSKGQNIYTREQLFGGRQLTDEIQRRYGLEPEEAEQAKCKGGLPGDYESEVLEPFKEAVIQQVSRSLQFFYSATRFNDVDAVILAGGSSSLNGLAALMQDKLGTQTIVANPFAKMSVAGKVDASKLASNAPALAIACGLAMRSFD, encoded by the coding sequence GTGTTAGGACTGTTCAAAAATAAATCCAGCTCTGTCCTGGGCATCGATATCAGTTCGACGTCTGTTAAAGTTCTTGAACTCAGCCGCAGTGGTGATAAGTACCGTGTTGAAGCCTTTGGTGAACAACCTCTGGCACCGGGTGCTGTCATCGAAAATAATATTCAGGAAACAGAAGCGGTGGGTGAAGCCATTGCCAAAGCCGTTGCCCATTCCCGTTCTGGTGTAAAAAATGCGGCTATTGCGGTGTCCGGTTCAGCAGTGATCACAAAAACCATTGAAATGGACGCTTCTCTCAGTGATGACGAGATGGAATCCCAGATTGCGGTAGAGGCCGATCAGTACATTCCCTACGCATTGGATGAAGTGGCTATTGATTTTGAAGTGCTGGGCCTTAAAGAAAAAAATCCTGAGCGTGCTGAAGTGCTGCTGGCAGCCTGTCGCCGGGATAATGTTGAGCTGCGTGAGACAGCGCTGGAAGCGGCTGGTTTGAAAGCCAAGGTGGTGGATGTTGAAGCGTTTGCCATGGAGCGTGTTTTTGAATTGCTGGAAGATTTACTGGAACTGCCGGAGGATGACCCGGTGGTGGCAATCATTGATATTGGTGCCAGCAACACTTCCCTTAATGTCCTCAGTAAAGGCCAGAATATTTATACCCGTGAACAGTTGTTTGGCGGTCGTCAGCTGACGGATGAGATTCAGAGAAGGTACGGGCTGGAGCCTGAGGAAGCGGAACAGGCCAAATGTAAAGGTGGATTGCCCGGAGATTATGAATCTGAAGTGCTGGAACCTTTTAAGGAAGCCGTTATCCAGCAGGTTTCCCGCTCCCTTCAGTTCTTTTACTCGGCCACCCGGTTTAATGATGTTGATGCCGTTATTCTTGCGGGCGGCTCTTCTTCCCTGAATGGTCTTGCGGCCCTGATGCAGGACAAACTGGGTACGCAAACCATTGTTGCCAACCCATTCGCAAAAATGTCAGTAGCCGGAAAAGTGGATGCCAGCAAGCTGGCTTCTAACGCTCCGGCGCTTGCCATTGCATGTGGGTTAGCCATGAGGAGCTTTGACTGA
- a CDS encoding glutathione S-transferase family protein — protein sequence MIKIHHLKQSRSTRIIWLLEELGVEYTVVSYDRDPATRLAPAEMRKIHPLGKAPIVEINDNVMVESAAIIEYLLDQYAPDSLRPAKTDADYPGYLQWLHFAEGSAMLPVILSLFLGSIEDKSAPVFGYAQKEAELDFSYINQTLADSSYFCGEDFTAADIMMSTVLMLAQMQGIIASYPHIQAYLKRIQQRPAFIKAASFD from the coding sequence ATGATAAAAATTCATCATCTGAAGCAGTCACGATCCACCCGTATTATCTGGTTACTGGAAGAACTGGGAGTTGAATACACCGTCGTCTCTTATGACCGGGATCCGGCCACCCGCCTGGCTCCGGCTGAGATGCGGAAGATTCACCCACTGGGTAAGGCTCCCATTGTTGAAATAAACGACAATGTAATGGTTGAGTCAGCAGCGATTATTGAGTACCTGCTCGACCAGTATGCTCCTGATTCTCTGCGTCCTGCAAAAACAGATGCTGACTACCCTGGCTATTTGCAGTGGCTGCATTTTGCCGAAGGCTCTGCGATGCTGCCGGTTATACTGAGCCTGTTTCTGGGCAGCATTGAAGATAAAAGCGCACCTGTTTTTGGTTATGCACAGAAAGAAGCCGAACTGGATTTCAGTTACATCAACCAGACACTGGCTGATTCCAGTTATTTCTGCGGTGAAGATTTTACCGCTGCTGATATTATGATGAGTACAGTTTTAATGCTTGCCCAGATGCAGGGAATTATTGCCAGTTATCCACATATTCAGGCTTACCTGAAGCGTATTCAACAACGTCCCGCTTTTATTAAGGCCGCATCGTTTGATTGA
- a CDS encoding malic enzyme-like NAD(P)-binding protein, translating into MKQAALDYHALPKPGKIEIALTKPAETARDLSLAYSPGVAEPVREIAADPENAYKYTGKGNLVAVISNGSAILGLGNLGALASKPVMEGKALLFKRFAGVDSIDIEVESESAQAFIDTVKRIACSFGGINLEDIKAPECFEIERRLIEECDIPVFHDDQHGTAIVTTAGMLNALDIAGKKIEEAKLVCLGAGSAAIACVKLLISCGMRPENILMLDSKGVIHTDRDDLNQYKALFAVDTDRRQLDDAIVDADAFLGLSGPNLLSAEQLQTMAENPIVFACANPDPEIHPEVAKAARSDVIMATGRSDFPNQVNNVLGFPFIFRGALDVRATRINEAMKVAAVNAIRDLAKEEVPQEVMDAYDGINLSFGPDYIIPKPTDPRLLGKVSAAVAEAAIESGVAKLEYPAHYPLTSLDDV; encoded by the coding sequence ATGAAGCAAGCGGCTCTTGATTATCACGCTCTTCCTAAACCCGGCAAAATTGAAATTGCGCTGACCAAGCCAGCGGAAACGGCCAGAGACCTTTCCCTGGCCTACAGTCCGGGCGTTGCGGAGCCTGTACGTGAAATCGCTGCTGACCCTGAAAACGCCTATAAATACACCGGCAAAGGCAACCTGGTAGCGGTCATCAGTAATGGCTCCGCTATTCTGGGGCTGGGTAATCTTGGCGCTCTGGCGAGTAAACCGGTGATGGAAGGTAAGGCGTTGCTGTTTAAACGCTTCGCCGGTGTAGATTCCATTGATATTGAAGTGGAATCAGAAAGTGCTCAGGCTTTTATTGATACTGTAAAACGTATTGCCTGTAGTTTCGGCGGAATCAATCTTGAAGATATTAAAGCACCAGAGTGTTTTGAAATTGAACGACGCCTGATAGAAGAATGCGATATTCCGGTATTCCATGATGACCAGCACGGAACCGCCATTGTAACGACTGCCGGTATGTTAAATGCACTGGATATTGCTGGCAAAAAAATAGAAGAAGCCAAACTGGTCTGCCTGGGGGCTGGCTCGGCAGCCATTGCCTGTGTCAAATTGCTGATCAGCTGTGGCATGCGACCAGAAAATATCCTGATGCTGGACAGTAAAGGGGTTATCCATACAGACCGTGATGACCTGAACCAGTACAAAGCCCTGTTTGCAGTAGACACCGACCGTCGTCAACTGGACGATGCTATTGTGGATGCCGATGCGTTTCTTGGGCTTTCCGGCCCTAACCTGCTGTCTGCTGAACAGCTGCAAACCATGGCAGAGAATCCGATTGTCTTTGCCTGTGCTAACCCTGATCCTGAAATTCATCCTGAAGTGGCGAAGGCAGCTCGTTCTGATGTGATTATGGCGACCGGTCGTTCCGACTTTCCTAATCAGGTCAACAATGTTCTGGGCTTCCCGTTTATTTTCCGTGGCGCACTGGATGTACGCGCGACCCGCATTAACGAAGCCATGAAAGTGGCAGCGGTGAATGCGATTCGGGATCTGGCAAAAGAGGAAGTGCCACAGGAAGTCATGGATGCATACGACGGTATCAATCTAAGTTTCGGACCGGACTATATTATTCCAAAGCCAACCGATCCCCGCTTGTTGGGCAAGGTATCTGCGGCAGTCGCTGAGGCAGCCATTGAAAGTGGCGTGGCAAAGCTGGAGTATCCGGCGCATTACCCGCTGACGTCTCTGGATGATGTTTAA
- a CDS encoding PilN domain-containing protein translates to MARINLLPWREQLREERKKRFVTALAISAMIGGAVIFTGDMMSRTSVDAQVSRNQYLQSHIKKLDKSIAELKDLREKRGQLLERMKVIQSLQGNRPVSVRVFDQLVRVVPKGVYFKKVSMNGSTLKLVGIAESNNQISALMRNFNSSDWFAAPNLTAVRKVTANGERQNEFDLTIQQITPGSDDGDRS, encoded by the coding sequence ATGGCCAGAATCAACCTGCTGCCCTGGCGGGAACAGCTCAGGGAAGAACGGAAGAAACGGTTTGTCACTGCACTGGCTATAAGCGCCATGATTGGCGGCGCTGTTATTTTTACTGGCGACATGATGAGCAGGACTTCTGTTGATGCTCAGGTCAGTCGTAATCAGTACCTGCAAAGTCATATCAAAAAGCTCGACAAAAGCATTGCTGAACTTAAAGACCTTCGGGAGAAACGTGGGCAATTACTGGAGCGTATGAAGGTTATCCAGAGCCTGCAGGGCAACCGGCCCGTTAGTGTACGAGTCTTTGATCAGCTGGTCAGGGTGGTGCCTAAGGGCGTTTATTTCAAAAAAGTATCTATGAATGGCAGCACGTTGAAACTGGTCGGGATTGCCGAATCTAATAACCAGATATCCGCCCTGATGCGCAATTTTAACAGCTCCGACTGGTTTGCCGCTCCTAACCTGACTGCTGTCAGAAAAGTCACCGCTAATGGCGAACGGCAGAACGAATTTGATCTGACCATTCAGCAAATTACTCCGGGCTCTGATGATGGTGACAGATCATGA
- a CDS encoding pilus assembly protein PilP produces MMKRWQWGFLAGAILSVTGCGGQSGKTDIDQYMREMRARPSGKIEPLPEFKPYEAFAYQAAGMRSPFEPPVILRAGNQQINSNVKPDLAREKGFLEQFDIESISLVGSISNEGGLWGLVRSSEGVHRVKEGDYLGRNHGRIDYIDEQELRIIEIIPAGNDLWIERPRTLILGGQ; encoded by the coding sequence ATGATGAAGCGTTGGCAATGGGGTTTTCTGGCAGGGGCAATCTTGTCTGTTACGGGATGCGGCGGACAATCGGGCAAGACTGATATTGATCAGTACATGCGGGAAATGCGCGCCAGGCCTTCTGGGAAAATTGAGCCTTTGCCTGAATTCAAGCCTTATGAGGCGTTTGCTTATCAAGCAGCTGGGATGCGCAGCCCCTTTGAGCCACCGGTCATTCTTAGAGCCGGCAATCAACAGATCAACAGTAACGTAAAACCGGATCTGGCCCGGGAGAAAGGTTTTCTGGAGCAGTTCGACATTGAATCCATTTCTCTGGTGGGTTCAATCAGTAATGAAGGTGGATTATGGGGGCTGGTACGAAGCAGTGAAGGTGTTCATCGTGTTAAGGAAGGCGATTATCTTGGGCGCAACCACGGACGCATTGATTACATTGATGAACAGGAGCTTCGGATTATAGAGATTATTCCAGCCGGTAATGATCTCTGGATTGAGCGACCACGGACACTGATTCTTGGTGGCCAGTAA